GAAACTCAAAGCATCTTCGACGGTCATATCGAGAACATCCGAGATGGATTTGCCTTTGTATTTTATTTCAAGAGTTTCATGATTGTATCGCTTTCCGTTACAAACGTCACACGTGACATAAACATCGGGAAGGAAATTCATTTCAATTTTTTTCAGACCCGCGCCCTCGCAAGCTTCACATCTTCCGCCTTTAACGTTAAATGAAAAACGTCCGACTTTATATCCGCGGATTTTTGAATCAGGCAGGTTTGCAAAAATATCACGAATGAAAGTAAACAAGCCCGTGTATGTAGCGGGGTTGCTTCGCGGTGTTCTGCCAATAGGCGACTGGTCGATTTCGATTACCTTATCGATTATTTTTACGTAACGTCCTTCAACACGTTTGCTGAATCCTTCTATAGTTTTATAAGGCAGAGGTCTTTCGGGAGTTTTATAAAATTTCTGCGATAGCAATCTGAAAAGTGTTTCGTTAATTAATGAAGATTTTCCCGAACCGCTTACTCCTGTAATAGTTATGAATTTTCCGAGGGGAATATTTAATGTAACATTTTTTAGATTATTTCCGGTTGCGCCTTTTAAAGTGAGAAATGCTCCCGTGCCCTGACGACGCTTGTTTGGAATTGAAATAACTTTTTTCTTTGAAAGATATTCTGCCGTAACTGATTGTCCGTTGAGCTGTTCCGGATGCCCGAATGAAACAACTTTTCCGCCGTGTACACCTGCTCCGGGACCTAGGTCAACGATGAAATCTGCTGCCTCAATCATTTCTTTGTCGTGTTCGACAACTATGATTGAATTACCTATGTCGCGGAGATGCTTTAATGAATTTATTAATTTTATGTTATCTCGCTGATGCAAACCTATTGACGGTTCATCGAGAATATATAAAACTCCAGTTAGCTGTGAGCCGATTTGTGTAGAGAGTCTTATGCGCTGCGCTTCGCCGCCTGAAAGCGTTTTAGCGCTTCGTTCGAGCGAGAGATAATCGAGTCCGACGTTCAAAAGAAAATCAAGACGCATTTTGATTTCTTTAAGAATTTCCTTTGCTATAATCATCTGGCGTTCATCGAGAACAAGTCCATCAAAGAATTTTCGTGCTTCGCGGATTGACATCTGCGTAATCTGGTAAATGTTTTTGCCATTTATTTTTACCCATAATGCGTCTTCCTGCAAGCGTCCGCCTTTGCAGACGGGGCATTTATCAATGCGCATGTAGCTTTCAGCCCATTGTCGGATGCTTTCGGATGAAGAATCTTTTTCAAAATGCTTTATGTAATTAATTATTCCGTTGAACTTCCCATAATACTGCGTTTTTTTACCGAGTGAATTTGTGTAAGTATAAGAAACTTTGTCGGTTGTTCCGTTAAGCAACGAATCAATAAGCTGATGAGAAAATTCTTTTATTGGGTCATCGAAAGTAAAATTATAATGCGTGACAACTCCTTCAATTATAGAAGTAATCCAATTTTGTTTCGGCTTGCCGATTGGAGCTATGCCTCCCTGATTAATCGAGAGCTCCTTGTCAGGAAAAA
The DNA window shown above is from Ignavibacteria bacterium and carries:
- the uvrA gene encoding excinuclease ABC subunit UvrA, coding for MAENSFLDKIVVKGARVHNLKDIDVEIPRDALVVFTGLSGSGKSSLAFDTIYAEGQRRFMETLSAYARQFIGGIERPDVDKIEGLSPAISIEQKTISHNPRSTVGTVTEIYDFLRLLFARCGTQFSPDTGKAVTRQSIDQIIDHIFKLKEGTKISILAPVIKGRKGHYRELFQEIVDDGFTKVRVDGNILDITPKMQVERFKIHDIEIVVDRVTVNEKSKMRIYDSIETALRHGDGVVIINDGKDDKMYNEKLSDPETGRSFSEPAPNSFSFNSHYGWCDECFGLGERKEIDTDKIFPDKELSINQGGIAPIGKPKQNWITSIIEGVVTHYNFTFDDPIKEFSHQLIDSLLNGTTDKVSYTYTNSLGKKTQYYGKFNGIINYIKHFEKDSSSESIRQWAESYMRIDKCPVCKGGRLQEDALWVKINGKNIYQITQMSIREARKFFDGLVLDERQMIIAKEILKEIKMRLDFLLNVGLDYLSLERSAKTLSGGEAQRIRLSTQIGSQLTGVLYILDEPSIGLHQRDNIKLINSLKHLRDIGNSIIVVEHDKEMIEAADFIVDLGPGAGVHGGKVVSFGHPEQLNGQSVTAEYLSKKKVISIPNKRRQGTGAFLTLKGATGNNLKNVTLNIPLGKFITITGVSGSGKSSLINETLFRLLSQKFYKTPERPLPYKTIEGFSKRVEGRYVKIIDKVIEIDQSPIGRTPRSNPATYTGLFTFIRDIFANLPDSKIRGYKVGRFSFNVKGGRCEACEGAGLKKIEMNFLPDVYVTCDVCNGKRYNHETLEIKYKGKSISDVLDMTVEDALSFFEAVPSLKRKLQTLNDVGLGYIKLGQQATTLSGGEAQRVKLSTELSKVQTGRTVYILDEPTTGLHFEDIRMLLEVLSKLADKGNTVIVIEHNMDVIKSADWIIDMGPEGGEAGGQIIAEGTPEEIVSKYKNISYTAQYLEKELD